A window from Roseburia sp. 499 encodes these proteins:
- a CDS encoding beta-propeller domain-containing protein, producing the protein MEEKDLEKIIRDATEQENVPESLRPENMRKFLEENAGKKQKKHFRAWYSMAAAAACLVLVVFVGKNIGTMPNDSKSETKEDFAQIQENTSYDELYDFFRKREKEYTVYSTMKGDMIMEDAVEESATADQQNVEGNREYADTNKQEEGVDEADIIKNDGRYLYQIVTNEDYSQSVQIADTQGGLKEVTRIDGFDNILELYVWKDSLVIMESCWSEDTVDEDADRGEFSVRNVAYGTAFQKVYIYDITDRAKPKQEHVFTMKGSYLDSRITDGYLYCFLNCGVDKLQGRKYYEDYVPVLEGKAMSASSIYFPEEADSSSYLVMATVDLDNPEKFKDTKAVVSAADRVYVTDSDIYVLDNVYDCETDEDGVYSNKTSIIRFYYENGILHKDAEGSVKGILLDDMAINEYDGYLRMVVTVNSYKRERVIDDIFEDFLGYETIDSTQYNSLYVLDKNLEIVGEIEGLAEDEQIYSARFMGDTGYFVTFRQTDPLFSVDLSDPKNPEILGELKISGFSEYLHFYNENLLLGIGMEADEEIGRTEGMKISMFDISNPADVTEQDKYALSEYDYSEGLYNYKAVMIDTKKNLFGFYAEGWSGEEEKEDYLLFSYENGGFLQKMKISCNRNADGIYADVRGTYIGDVFYLMYGDGRIEAYSLEDGSLLEQISE; encoded by the coding sequence ATGGAAGAGAAAGATTTGGAAAAAATCATAAGGGATGCAACAGAACAGGAGAACGTACCGGAAAGTCTGAGGCCGGAAAATATGAGAAAGTTTTTAGAGGAAAATGCAGGAAAGAAGCAGAAAAAACATTTTCGCGCATGGTACAGCATGGCAGCAGCGGCGGCTTGTCTGGTATTAGTTGTGTTTGTAGGAAAAAATATAGGAACCATGCCAAACGATTCAAAATCAGAAACGAAAGAAGATTTCGCGCAGATACAGGAAAATACTTCTTATGATGAATTGTATGATTTCTTTCGTAAGAGGGAGAAAGAATATACGGTATATAGCACTATGAAGGGTGACATGATAATGGAGGATGCAGTAGAGGAATCTGCAACTGCGGATCAACAAAATGTTGAAGGAAATCGAGAGTATGCAGATACCAACAAGCAAGAGGAAGGGGTAGATGAGGCGGATATTATTAAAAATGATGGTAGATATCTGTATCAGATTGTTACCAACGAAGATTATTCCCAGTCCGTACAGATTGCAGACACCCAGGGTGGATTAAAAGAAGTTACACGTATAGATGGATTTGATAATATTTTGGAACTATATGTATGGAAGGACAGTCTGGTGATTATGGAATCCTGCTGGTCAGAAGATACCGTGGATGAAGATGCCGATAGGGGTGAATTTTCCGTTCGGAACGTGGCGTACGGAACGGCATTTCAAAAGGTTTATATCTACGATATTACAGACCGTGCTAAGCCAAAACAGGAACATGTTTTTACCATGAAGGGTAGCTATTTGGATTCCAGAATTACAGACGGATATTTGTATTGCTTTTTGAATTGTGGTGTAGATAAGTTACAGGGACGAAAATATTATGAGGATTATGTTCCCGTTCTGGAAGGAAAGGCGATGTCAGCCTCATCCATCTATTTTCCGGAAGAAGCTGATAGCTCTAGTTATCTGGTAATGGCAACGGTAGACTTGGACAATCCGGAAAAATTTAAAGATACAAAGGCGGTTGTAAGTGCGGCTGATAGGGTCTATGTGACAGATTCAGATATTTATGTGCTGGATAATGTTTATGACTGTGAGACGGACGAGGATGGAGTTTATAGCAATAAGACTAGTATAATAAGATTCTATTATGAAAATGGAATCTTGCATAAGGATGCGGAAGGAAGCGTGAAAGGAATTCTTCTGGATGATATGGCAATCAATGAGTATGATGGATATTTGAGAATGGTGGTCACGGTGAATTCTTATAAGAGAGAACGGGTAATAGACGATATTTTTGAGGATTTCCTAGGATATGAGACCATAGATTCTACTCAGTATAACAGTCTCTATGTTTTAGATAAAAATCTGGAAATAGTAGGAGAAATCGAAGGGTTGGCAGAAGACGAGCAAATCTATTCTGCGCGGTTTATGGGAGATACGGGATATTTTGTTACGTTCCGTCAGACGGACCCTCTGTTCTCTGTAGATTTATCAGATCCAAAGAATCCTGAAATATTAGGAGAACTGAAAATCAGTGGATTTTCCGAGTACCTGCATTTTTATAATGAAAATCTGTTGCTTGGAATTGGAATGGAAGCAGATGAAGAAATAGGGCGTACAGAAGGTATGAAAATTTCTATGTTTGATATTTCCAATCCGGCAGATGTAACCGAACAGGATAAGTATGCTCTTTCTGAGTATGACTATTCGGAAGGATTATACAACTATAAAGCTGTTATGATTGATACGAAAAAGAACCTGTTTGGATTTTATGCAGAAGGATGGAGCGGAGAAGAGGAAAAAGAGGACTATTTGCTATTTTCCTATGAAAATGGAGGTTTCCTGCAGAAAATGAAAATATCTTGTAACAGAAATGCCGATGGAATTTATGCCGACGTGCGTGGAACGTATATCGGAGACGTTTTCTATTTGATGTATGGGGATGGAAGAATCGAGGCTTATAGTCTTGAAGATGGCAGTCTGCTGGAGCAGATTTCTGAGTAA
- a CDS encoding ABC transporter ATP-binding protein — MGNILEVKDLCKTYIINKRQNNVLRNVNFQVEEGEMVAVMGPSGSGKSTLLYAVSGMDGITAGNVKFAGKEIHSLPQKKMAQLRLDEMGFVFQKMYMLKNLSVLDNIILPARQSKKNHSSRREQILRGQELMRKLGIVNIAENDINEVSGGQLQRACICRSMINKPKMIFADEPTGALNRTASNEVMEELQKINQEGTTIMLVTHDVKVAAKCTRVMFIVDGNIKGEYHLDRCDVNDEKSLKERERTLNNWLLEMGW, encoded by the coding sequence ATGGGAAACATATTAGAAGTAAAGGATTTGTGTAAAACCTATATTATCAATAAAAGACAGAATAATGTATTAAGAAACGTAAATTTTCAAGTAGAAGAAGGAGAAATGGTAGCGGTTATGGGGCCATCCGGAAGTGGAAAGTCAACTCTGCTCTATGCCGTATCCGGAATGGACGGAATCACTGCCGGAAATGTAAAATTTGCAGGAAAAGAGATACATAGTCTGCCACAGAAAAAAATGGCACAACTTCGGTTAGACGAGATGGGGTTTGTTTTTCAAAAGATGTATATGCTGAAAAATCTTTCGGTACTGGACAATATCATTCTGCCTGCACGTCAGTCAAAAAAGAACCACAGTAGTCGGAGAGAGCAGATACTCCGTGGACAGGAACTGATGCGAAAGCTTGGAATCGTGAATATTGCAGAAAATGATATCAATGAGGTGTCCGGTGGACAGTTGCAGCGTGCTTGCATTTGCCGTAGCATGATAAATAAACCCAAAATGATTTTTGCAGATGAACCGACCGGGGCGTTGAACCGCACTGCTTCCAATGAAGTTATGGAAGAATTGCAGAAAATCAATCAGGAGGGAACTACGATTATGCTTGTGACCCATGATGTAAAGGTTGCTGCAAAGTGTACAAGAGTCATGTTTATTGTTGACGGAAACATCAAAGGAGAGTATCATTTAGACAGATGTGATGTAAATGATGAAAAGTCATTGAAAGAACGAGAACGGACACTGAATAACTGGCTGTTGGAAATGGGCTGGTAA
- a CDS encoding MarR family winged helix-turn-helix transcriptional regulator codes for MKHKETLGYEIKTLDNLFFRNLMSYEIAQKHMDEVTVMHGWILGFLYDNEERDIFQKDIETEFSIARSTVTCIVKLMEKKGYIRRESVEQDARLKKLVLTENGRKIHELHINDVDVLEERCQRNISEEEIKTFWAVAEKLKHNLEEDILSNKKSEHKEEM; via the coding sequence ATGAAGCATAAGGAGACACTGGGATATGAGATAAAGACCCTGGATAACCTGTTTTTCCGTAATTTGATGTCCTATGAGATTGCACAGAAGCATATGGACGAAGTAACGGTAATGCATGGTTGGATTCTGGGGTTTCTTTATGATAATGAGGAAAGGGATATATTCCAGAAGGATATAGAGACGGAGTTTTCCATAGCTAGGTCTACTGTGACCTGTATTGTAAAGCTAATGGAGAAGAAGGGATATATCAGGCGGGAAAGTGTAGAACAGGATGCTCGCTTAAAGAAATTGGTATTGACAGAAAATGGGCGTAAGATTCATGAACTTCATATCAATGATGTTGATGTTTTGGAAGAACGCTGTCAGCGAAATATTTCCGAAGAAGAAATTAAAACTTTCTGGGCAGTAGCAGAAAAATTAAAACATAATTTGGAAGAAGATATTTTATCAAACAAAAAATCAGAGCATAAGGAGGAAATGTAA
- a CDS encoding sensor histidine kinase, giving the protein MKKFRGIWLLLIGITILVFAGANIIVWNQKTGESGRTYRVEINRVCHELEEGNGNVSLEKYSEIKSIAMLPAEATQVQLDAFFQGEDEDYVIRRINGVYYRIEYEAEEVTERNVFWTMNLGLSIMAVAMFGLTVYIRHNLIKPFQRISEVPYELSKGNLTAGVKENRNRYFGKFVWGLDLLREKLEDERKKELDLQKEKQTLILSISHDIKTPLSAIKLYAKALERNLYDTREKQTQIAENINKKADEIEGFVCEIVKASNEDFLNLEVKREEFYLQELVDEIKGYYVEKLEILRIPFSCKMEGNCLVKGDLERAVEVIQNIMENAIKYGDGGYISIEMAEEEDCRLFTVKNSGCTLKQEEIPHIFDSFWRGSNTGSQLGSGLGLYICRQLMQKMDGEIYAGEKEGEMQVTVVFRMA; this is encoded by the coding sequence ATGAAAAAATTTCGAGGTATATGGCTGTTGCTAATTGGAATCACAATTCTTGTTTTTGCAGGAGCGAATATAATTGTATGGAATCAAAAAACGGGAGAAAGTGGTAGAACATACCGTGTAGAGATAAATCGTGTCTGCCATGAATTGGAAGAAGGAAATGGCAACGTATCTTTAGAGAAATATTCTGAAATAAAGAGTATAGCAATGTTGCCGGCAGAGGCTACGCAGGTTCAGCTGGATGCGTTTTTTCAGGGAGAAGACGAAGATTATGTAATTCGTCGGATTAATGGTGTTTATTATCGGATTGAGTATGAAGCCGAGGAAGTAACAGAACGGAATGTGTTTTGGACAATGAATCTGGGACTTAGTATTATGGCAGTTGCAATGTTTGGCCTAACAGTCTACATAAGACATAATCTCATAAAACCATTTCAAAGAATCAGTGAAGTTCCTTATGAATTATCCAAGGGAAATCTTACGGCAGGAGTAAAGGAAAACAGGAATCGGTATTTTGGAAAATTTGTCTGGGGACTGGACTTATTACGAGAAAAGCTTGAGGATGAGAGAAAAAAAGAGCTTGATTTACAGAAGGAGAAACAGACGTTGATTTTGTCTATTTCCCATGACATAAAAACACCACTAAGTGCCATTAAGTTGTATGCAAAGGCATTGGAACGAAATCTTTATGATACAAGAGAAAAACAGACACAGATAGCAGAAAATATCAATAAAAAGGCAGACGAAATCGAAGGATTTGTCTGCGAAATCGTGAAAGCCTCCAATGAAGATTTTCTAAATCTGGAAGTAAAGAGAGAAGAGTTTTATTTACAGGAACTTGTAGATGAGATTAAGGGATATTATGTGGAAAAACTGGAAATTCTTCGGATTCCATTTTCCTGCAAAATGGAAGGGAACTGTTTGGTAAAGGGAGATTTGGAACGTGCAGTAGAAGTGATTCAGAATATCATGGAAAATGCCATTAAGTATGGTGATGGCGGTTATATTAGTATTGAAATGGCAGAGGAAGAGGACTGCCGTTTATTTACGGTGAAAAACAGTGGCTGCACCTTAAAACAGGAAGAAATTCCACATATTTTTGACAGTTTTTGGCGTGGTTCCAATACGGGAAGTCAGCTGGGAAGTGGCTTAGGACTTTATATTTGTCGTCAGTTAATGCAAAAAATGGATGGGGAGATTTATGCGGGGGAAAAAGAAGGGGAGATGCAGGTGACTGTGGTATTTCGAATGGCATAA
- a CDS encoding ABC transporter ATP-binding protein yields MPGPRKPQGPKPKIENPGKLFMRLMRYIFAQYKWHVISVVILIFVGVLANVQGTMFMQTLIDKYIAPMIGAEHPDFAPLARAITRVAIFYGIGAISTWAYNRIMVKVTQGTLRNLRDDMFTHMESLPIRYFDTNAHGDIMSVYTNDIDTLRQMISQSLPQFLSSIITIVSVFISMLVLNIPLTVVTLVMIGIMLYATKVFGGKSSKYFIQQQQDLGKVNGYIEEMMEGQKVVKVFCHEEESIKDFNERNDKLFESANKANCFVNFLGPVNGQIGNLSYVVCAMVGGILALNGIGGFTLGGLASFLTFNKSFSMPVNQVSQQFNSVVMALAGAQRVFKLLDEQPETDEGYVTLVNVEKADDETLKETEKRTGHWAWKHFHKAEGTTDYIELTGDVVFDGVDFGYNSDKIVLHDVKMYANAGQKIAFVGSTGAGKTTITNLINRFYDIQDGKIRYDGININKIKKADLRRSLGIVLQDTHLFTNTVMENIRYGNLNATDEEVIAAAKLANADGFIRRLPEGYNTLLTGDGANLSQGQRQLLAIARAAVADPPVLILDEATSSIDTRTERLVQDGMDKLMKGRTTFVIAHRLSTVRNSDCIMVLEQGRIIERGTHDELIEEQGRYYQLYTGKKPGLAAE; encoded by the coding sequence ATGCCGGGACCAAGAAAGCCACAGGGACCAAAGCCTAAGATTGAGAATCCGGGAAAACTGTTTATGCGATTAATGCGCTATATTTTTGCGCAGTATAAATGGCATGTAATATCTGTTGTTATTCTTATATTTGTAGGAGTTCTTGCAAATGTGCAGGGAACGATGTTTATGCAGACATTAATAGATAAATATATTGCTCCGATGATTGGAGCAGAGCATCCGGATTTCGCACCATTAGCTCGTGCTATTACAAGAGTTGCAATTTTTTATGGAATTGGTGCGATATCTACCTGGGCGTATAACCGCATTATGGTAAAAGTGACCCAGGGAACTCTTAGAAATTTAAGGGATGACATGTTTACCCATATGGAGAGTCTTCCGATTCGCTATTTTGACACGAATGCCCATGGCGATATTATGTCTGTTTATACAAATGATATTGATACGTTAAGACAGATGATTAGCCAGAGCTTACCGCAGTTTTTATCCAGTATTATTACAATTGTCAGTGTTTTCATTAGTATGTTGGTATTGAACATTCCACTTACTGTAGTAACACTTGTTATGATTGGAATTATGTTGTATGCTACAAAAGTTTTTGGCGGAAAGAGTAGTAAATACTTTATTCAGCAACAACAAGATTTAGGTAAGGTAAATGGCTACATTGAAGAGATGATGGAAGGACAGAAGGTCGTTAAAGTGTTCTGCCATGAAGAAGAGAGCATTAAAGATTTTAATGAACGGAATGATAAGTTGTTTGAAAGTGCCAATAAGGCAAACTGTTTTGTTAACTTTTTAGGACCGGTGAACGGACAAATTGGTAATTTAAGTTATGTAGTATGTGCCATGGTAGGCGGTATCCTTGCATTAAATGGAATAGGTGGATTTACCTTAGGAGGACTTGCAAGTTTCCTGACCTTTAACAAGAGCTTTAGTATGCCGGTAAATCAGGTCAGCCAGCAGTTTAACAGTGTGGTTATGGCGCTGGCAGGTGCACAGAGAGTATTCAAACTGCTGGATGAACAACCGGAAACGGATGAAGGTTATGTCACTCTGGTAAATGTAGAAAAAGCAGACGATGAAACCTTGAAAGAAACAGAAAAACGTACCGGACATTGGGCTTGGAAACACTTCCATAAGGCAGAAGGGACGACAGATTATATTGAACTTACAGGTGATGTGGTATTTGATGGTGTAGATTTTGGTTACAATTCGGATAAAATCGTACTTCATGATGTGAAAATGTACGCCAACGCCGGACAGAAAATTGCTTTTGTAGGCTCTACCGGAGCCGGAAAAACCACTATTACCAATCTGATAAATCGTTTCTATGATATTCAGGATGGAAAAATTCGTTATGACGGAATTAACATCAATAAGATAAAAAAGGCAGACTTACGTCGCTCTCTTGGTATCGTACTTCAGGATACTCATTTGTTTACCAATACGGTTATGGAAAATATCCGTTATGGAAATTTAAATGCAACAGATGAAGAAGTGATTGCAGCAGCGAAGCTTGCCAACGCAGATGGATTTATCCGAAGACTGCCGGAAGGTTATAACACTTTACTGACCGGAGATGGTGCAAACTTAAGTCAGGGGCAGAGACAGCTTCTGGCTATAGCAAGAGCAGCGGTGGCAGACCCGCCGGTATTGATTCTGGATGAAGCCACCAGTTCCATTGATACCAGAACAGAGCGCCTGGTGCAGGATGGTATGGATAAGTTGATGAAGGGAAGAACCACCTTTGTCATTGCACACAGATTGTCTACTGTGCGCAATAGTGACTGCATCATGGTACTGGAGCAAGGAAGAATCATTGAACGTGGTACACATGATGAATTGATCGAAGAACAAGGCAGATATTACCAGCTATACACAGGGAAAAAGCCCGGATTAGCAGCAGAATAA
- a CDS encoding RNA polymerase sigma factor, producing the protein MEEFMKWYEAVYPELYRVAYYYMRNQQEAEDAVQDAVLIAYEKRHQLKDKEKFRSWMMTILVNRCKRRMKKWFRKEEDITELSLVEERNLVQEEDFAMNSAVKQVFFQLEEEERLIVGLSLFGGYKGEEIAEITGKNHSTVRSRYRRALQKMKKELEV; encoded by the coding sequence ATGGAAGAATTTATGAAGTGGTACGAAGCAGTGTATCCCGAATTGTATCGGGTTGCCTATTATTATATGAGAAATCAGCAGGAGGCAGAAGATGCCGTTCAGGATGCAGTGTTAATAGCTTATGAGAAAAGACATCAATTGAAGGATAAGGAAAAGTTTCGTTCCTGGATGATGACAATTTTGGTAAACCGTTGCAAAAGGAGAATGAAAAAGTGGTTTCGTAAGGAAGAAGATATTACGGAACTTTCTCTAGTAGAGGAACGAAATCTTGTGCAAGAAGAGGATTTTGCCATGAACTCGGCAGTAAAGCAGGTGTTTTTTCAATTGGAGGAAGAAGAAAGACTGATTGTAGGATTATCATTATTTGGCGGATACAAGGGAGAAGAAATAGCAGAAATTACCGGAAAAAATCACAGTACAGTACGCTCCCGATACCGCAGGGCACTTCAGAAAATGAAAAAAGAGTTGGAGGTGTAG
- a CDS encoding response regulator transcription factor produces MTDILVVEDNTELGNLLCDFLRAENYTVHHVTKGEDAVEYFEQEQVRLVVLDIMLPGMDGFAVCQKIREDSDTPIFILSAKIGKEDKLNGLLLGADDYLEKPYDIDILLAKIKGIFKRRYASDSLVDGNLKIDRVRRLVFLGERELNLTAKEYELLVLLVENKGKSLKKEWLFNKVWGFDSFSEPQTLTVHIKWLREKIEENPKEPQRILTVWGVGYRFE; encoded by the coding sequence ATGACGGATATTTTAGTAGTAGAAGATAACACAGAGCTGGGAAACCTGCTCTGTGACTTCTTAAGAGCAGAGAATTATACAGTGCATCATGTAACAAAAGGCGAAGATGCAGTGGAGTATTTTGAACAGGAACAGGTGCGTCTGGTGGTGCTGGATATTATGCTTCCGGGAATGGACGGCTTTGCGGTGTGTCAGAAAATCCGAGAGGATTCTGACACGCCTATTTTCATATTAAGCGCCAAGATTGGAAAGGAAGATAAGTTAAATGGTCTGCTTCTTGGCGCAGATGATTATTTGGAAAAGCCTTACGATATCGATATTTTGCTAGCGAAAATAAAAGGAATTTTTAAAAGGCGTTATGCATCAGATAGTCTGGTAGATGGAAATCTTAAGATTGACCGGGTACGCCGTCTTGTTTTTCTGGGAGAACGTGAATTGAATCTTACGGCAAAGGAATATGAGTTATTAGTGCTTTTGGTGGAAAACAAAGGAAAGTCCTTGAAAAAAGAGTGGCTGTTTAACAAGGTATGGGGCTTTGACAGTTTCAGTGAGCCGCAGACATTGACGGTACATATTAAGTGGCTGCGAGAGAAAATAGAAGAAAATCCCAAAGAACCCCAAAGGATTCTTACCGTCTGGGGCGTAGGATACCGTTTTGAGTAA
- a CDS encoding ABC transporter ATP-binding protein, whose protein sequence is MVKSILKQVKEFKKDSILTPIFMILEVILETMIPFLMAAIIDNGVEKGDMNYICKVSMVMAGLAVLGLVAGMLGAKFGASASTGLARNLRRAMFENIQTYSFSNIDKFSTAGLVTRLTTDVTNVQNAYQMVLRMCARAPFSMICAMVMAFLINAKLASVYLIAVILLGGCLLFIMIKATRYFNQIFPKYDELNASVQENVSGIRVVKAYVREDYENKRFTKASENIYKMFTRAENIITWNAPLMQLTVYSCILIISWLGAKMIITDSLTTGQLMSLLAYCMNILMNLMMLSMVFVMVTMSAASAKRISEVLNEKSDLSNPQNPVMEVKDGSIAFEHVNFAYNKESDEPVLKDINLDIHAGETIGIIGGTGSAKSSLVNLISRLYDVTDGSVSVGGLDVRKYDMEVLRNQVSVVLQKNVLFSGTILENLRWGNKEATEEECIRACQMACADEFIERFPEKYNTYIEQGGSNVSGGQKQRLCIARALLKKPKILILDDSTSAVDTATDSKIRQAFATEIPDTTKLIIAQRISSVQNADRIIVMDDGKVVDFDTHENLLKNCEIYRDVYESQTKGSGDFDENGGEQ, encoded by the coding sequence ATGGTAAAGTCCATATTGAAGCAGGTGAAGGAATTCAAAAAAGATTCTATTCTGACACCGATATTTATGATTCTGGAAGTAATTCTGGAAACCATGATTCCATTTTTAATGGCGGCAATTATTGACAATGGTGTGGAAAAAGGCGATATGAACTACATATGTAAGGTGAGTATGGTAATGGCAGGACTTGCAGTACTGGGGCTTGTAGCAGGTATGCTGGGAGCAAAGTTTGGTGCAAGTGCATCAACCGGACTAGCGAGGAACTTACGAAGAGCGATGTTTGAAAATATTCAGACATATTCCTTTTCTAACATTGATAAGTTTTCCACAGCAGGTCTGGTAACACGTTTGACAACAGATGTCACTAACGTTCAAAATGCTTATCAGATGGTGCTTAGAATGTGTGCCAGAGCGCCTTTTAGTATGATATGTGCTATGGTAATGGCATTTTTGATTAATGCAAAGCTGGCAAGTGTTTATCTGATAGCTGTTATTTTACTAGGTGGCTGTCTTTTGTTTATTATGATTAAGGCAACCAGATATTTTAATCAGATTTTTCCAAAGTATGATGAGTTAAACGCCAGTGTACAGGAAAATGTATCCGGAATCCGTGTGGTAAAGGCATATGTCAGAGAGGATTATGAAAATAAGCGTTTCACCAAGGCGAGTGAAAATATTTACAAGATGTTTACCAGGGCAGAAAACATTATTACATGGAATGCACCATTAATGCAGCTTACAGTATATAGTTGTATTCTTATCATAAGCTGGTTGGGAGCAAAAATGATTATAACAGACAGTCTTACCACAGGACAGCTTATGAGTCTTCTGGCGTACTGTATGAATATTCTTATGAATCTTATGATGCTATCCATGGTTTTTGTTATGGTAACCATGAGTGCTGCTAGTGCAAAACGTATTTCAGAGGTATTAAATGAAAAGAGTGATTTGTCTAATCCGCAAAATCCGGTAATGGAAGTAAAGGATGGAAGCATCGCATTTGAACATGTGAATTTTGCATATAACAAAGAAAGTGACGAACCGGTATTGAAAGATATTAACCTTGATATTCATGCAGGAGAGACAATCGGTATTATTGGTGGAACCGGAAGTGCCAAGTCCAGTCTGGTAAATTTAATTAGTCGTCTTTATGATGTGACAGACGGAAGCGTATCTGTTGGTGGATTGGATGTACGGAAATATGATATGGAAGTACTACGTAACCAGGTATCTGTGGTACTACAGAAAAACGTACTGTTTTCCGGAACGATTTTGGAAAACTTGCGCTGGGGAAATAAAGAGGCGACAGAGGAAGAATGTATCCGTGCCTGTCAGATGGCATGTGCAGATGAGTTTATAGAACGTTTTCCAGAAAAATACAATACTTATATTGAACAGGGCGGAAGTAACGTATCCGGTGGACAGAAACAACGACTTTGTATTGCAAGAGCATTGTTGAAGAAACCGAAAATTTTGATTTTGGATGATTCTACCAGTGCGGTAGATACTGCCACTGACAGTAAGATTCGTCAGGCTTTTGCTACGGAAATACCGGATACCACAAAGCTTATTATTGCACAGCGTATTTCCAGTGTGCAGAATGCAGACCGTATTATTGTAATGGATGATGGAAAAGTAGTTGATTTTGATACCCATGAAAATTTATTGAAAAATTGTGAGATTTATCGTGATGTTTATGAATCCCAGACAAAAGGATCAGGGGATTTTGATGAAAATGGAGGTGAGCAATAA
- a CDS encoding methyl-accepting chemotaxis protein: MEKEKNRNLLFTLSGVIVCPIIIAAIFIVIILNQVKDGNMSVFLGTIFTVLLMVLVLVMVILAVKWLLDRVGKIMKNLGNIADGSLEVKENKLAERNDALGEMVHSVNDTVVSFAKIVSAIHNASATLKEVSGDFQESFENMNESMVHVSAEVESIIGNTISQAERTEDMEQKVDDMSNAIDGIVQNVEILTNSAEKMKECNRMADSIMEELVSISKTSSTAVENVRNQTDLTNQSAMQIRTVTEIIAGISSQTNLLALNASIEAARAGEQGKGFAVVAEEIRTLADQSRESSEQINAIVNELIENSNVSVDITQQVSEAFVKQNEKIRETESIFTSLNTEIAQVSDSITEITSEVSGLEGYKKDMENGIEILSNAAEKNSVSAKETSDSMEEFDKIVDACKNSTMQLTTVADELVENISKFNVNNIKKEI, encoded by the coding sequence ATGGAGAAGGAGAAGAATAGGAATTTATTATTTACTTTGAGCGGAGTTATTGTATGCCCAATTATTATAGCAGCTATATTTATCGTTATTATCTTGAATCAGGTGAAAGATGGTAACATGTCCGTATTTTTGGGAACTATATTTACCGTACTGCTAATGGTATTGGTGTTAGTTATGGTTATATTGGCGGTAAAATGGTTGCTTGATCGAGTAGGAAAGATTATGAAAAATTTAGGGAATATAGCAGATGGTTCCCTGGAGGTAAAAGAAAATAAATTGGCGGAAAGAAATGATGCATTAGGGGAAATGGTACATTCTGTAAATGATACAGTGGTGTCTTTTGCCAAAATTGTATCTGCAATACATAATGCCTCTGCAACTTTGAAAGAGGTGTCTGGGGATTTTCAAGAATCATTTGAAAACATGAATGAATCTATGGTTCACGTTAGCGCGGAAGTAGAGTCTATCATAGGAAATACAATTTCACAGGCCGAGCGTACCGAAGACATGGAACAGAAGGTTGATGATATGAGCAATGCAATTGATGGAATTGTTCAGAATGTAGAAATTTTAACGAATAGTGCTGAAAAGATGAAAGAATGTAATAGAATGGCAGACAGTATTATGGAAGAACTGGTATCCATCAGTAAAACAAGCAGTACAGCCGTAGAAAATGTAAGAAATCAGACAGATCTTACGAATCAGTCGGCTATGCAGATTCGTACGGTAACAGAGATTATTGCCGGAATTTCCAGCCAGACAAATCTACTTGCATTGAATGCAAGTATTGAAGCAGCAAGAGCTGGCGAGCAGGGAAAGGGATTTGCAGTAGTAGCAGAAGAAATCCGAACATTGGCAGATCAGTCCAGAGAATCGTCAGAGCAGATTAATGCAATTGTAAATGAGCTGATTGAGAATTCTAATGTAAGTGTAGATATTACACAGCAGGTATCAGAAGCATTTGTAAAACAGAATGAGAAGATAAGGGAAACCGAGAGCATTTTTACATCTTTGAACACTGAAATAGCGCAGGTTAGTGATTCCATTACAGAGATTACTTCTGAAGTAAGTGGTTTGGAAGGATATAAGAAAGATATGGAAAATGGAATTGAGATATTGAGCAATGCAGCAGAGAAGAATAGTGTCAGTGCAAAAGAGACAAGCGATTCTATGGAAGAATTTGATAAAATAGTAGATGCTTGCAAGAATTCTACAATGCAACTTACAACCGTTGCAGATGAATTAGTAGAAAATATTAGTAAGTTTAATGTAAATAACATAAAAAAAGAAATATAG